A single Paraburkholderia sp. FT54 DNA region contains:
- a CDS encoding thymidylate synthase: protein MKQYLDLVRTILDTGTWQENRTGIRTISMPGAMLRFDLQEGFPAVTTKKLAFKSAVGELVGFLRASRSAADFRDLGCKVWDANANQNPQWLANPYRQGPDDLGDVYGVQWRQWPAYKVLDANASAQLADATARGFQAVTEFEEDGGRKVLLYKAIDQLRQCLDTIMQNPADRRILFHAWNPAVLDQIALPACHLLYQFLPNVARKEISLCLYIRSNDVGLGTPFNLTEGAALLHLVGRLTGYTPRWFTYFIGDAHIYENQLDMLQQQLTREPYESPAFAISDRVPEYAKTGVYEPEWLEKIEPADFSLVGYRHHEPLTAPMAV from the coding sequence ATGAAACAATACCTCGACCTCGTCCGCACGATTCTCGATACCGGCACGTGGCAGGAGAACCGCACTGGCATCCGCACCATCAGCATGCCGGGCGCGATGTTGCGCTTCGACCTTCAGGAAGGCTTCCCCGCGGTCACCACGAAAAAGCTGGCGTTCAAATCGGCGGTGGGCGAACTGGTCGGGTTTCTGCGCGCCTCGCGCAGTGCCGCGGATTTCCGCGATCTCGGCTGCAAGGTGTGGGACGCGAACGCCAACCAGAATCCGCAATGGCTCGCCAATCCCTATCGCCAGGGTCCGGACGATCTCGGCGACGTGTACGGCGTGCAATGGCGCCAGTGGCCGGCCTACAAGGTGCTGGACGCGAACGCGAGCGCGCAGCTTGCCGACGCGACCGCACGCGGCTTCCAGGCGGTGACGGAATTCGAAGAAGACGGTGGGCGCAAAGTGCTGCTGTACAAGGCGATCGACCAGTTGCGCCAGTGTCTCGACACGATCATGCAGAACCCGGCTGACCGGCGCATTCTGTTTCATGCGTGGAACCCCGCGGTGCTGGATCAGATCGCGTTGCCGGCCTGCCACCTGCTGTATCAGTTCCTGCCGAATGTCGCACGCAAGGAGATTTCGCTGTGTCTGTACATTCGCAGTAACGATGTCGGGCTCGGCACACCGTTCAATCTGACCGAGGGAGCGGCGCTGCTGCATCTGGTCGGTCGTCTGACGGGGTACACACCGCGCTGGTTCACCTATTTCATCGGCGACGCGCACATCTACGAGAATCAGCTCGACATGCTGCAGCAGCAGCTCACGCGCGAGCCATACGAAAGCCCGGCCTTCGCTATCTCGGACCGTGTGCCGGAGTATGCGAAAACCGGCGTGTACGAGCCGGAGTGGCTTGAAAAGATCGAGCCGGCGGATTTCTCGCTGGTCGGCTACCGGCATCACGAGCCGCTCACGGCGCCGATGGCGGTTTGA
- a CDS encoding dihydrofolate reductase produces MTTLTLIVARANNGVIGRDNQLPWRLPEDLAFFKRTTMGAPIIMGRKTHESIGRPLPGRRNIVVTRDATRRFQGCDAATTLEDALKLAAQDQAPEAFLIGGAQLYAEGLLQADKLIITEISADFEGDATFPELDENEWEEVGHETHRADAPNDFDYAFVTYKRKGA; encoded by the coding sequence ATGACGACGCTCACCCTGATCGTCGCTCGCGCCAACAACGGCGTGATCGGCCGCGACAACCAGTTGCCCTGGCGACTTCCCGAAGACCTCGCGTTCTTCAAGCGCACGACCATGGGCGCGCCCATCATCATGGGCCGCAAAACGCATGAGTCGATCGGCCGGCCGTTGCCGGGACGCCGCAACATTGTGGTGACGCGGGATGCCACGCGGCGTTTTCAGGGCTGCGACGCGGCCACGACGCTCGAAGACGCGCTCAAGCTCGCCGCCCAGGATCAGGCGCCGGAAGCGTTTCTGATCGGCGGTGCGCAGTTGTATGCGGAAGGTTTGCTGCAGGCGGACAAGCTGATCATCACCGAGATTTCCGCCGACTTCGAAGGCGATGCCACTTTCCCCGAACTCGACGAAAACGAATGGGAAGAAGTCGGGCATGAAACGCATCGCGCGGATGCACCGAACGATTTCGACTACGCGTTCGTGACGTATAAGCGCAAAGGCGCTTGA
- the mog gene encoding molybdopterin adenylyltransferase: MTTATLKAARQHPDEIVIGLVSISDRASTGVYEDKGIPALQEWLGAALVSPWQVVTRLIQDDAPTISATLTELVDEVGCDLVLTTGGTGPSRRDVTPEATLAVATKEMPGFGEQMRQISLNFVPTAILSRQVAVIRETAEHAALIINLPGQPKSIKETLEGLRDTEAGSAVKVPGIFAAVPYCIDLIGGPYVETNADVVKAFRPKNAQRAPRPA; the protein is encoded by the coding sequence ATGACGACCGCGACGCTTAAAGCAGCACGTCAGCACCCCGACGAAATCGTGATCGGCCTCGTGTCGATCAGCGATCGCGCGTCCACCGGCGTCTACGAGGACAAAGGCATTCCGGCCTTGCAGGAATGGCTCGGCGCGGCGCTGGTCTCGCCGTGGCAAGTCGTCACGCGCCTGATTCAGGACGACGCGCCGACGATTTCCGCCACGCTGACCGAGCTGGTCGACGAGGTCGGCTGTGATCTGGTGTTGACCACCGGCGGCACCGGCCCCTCGCGCCGCGACGTGACGCCCGAGGCGACGCTGGCGGTGGCGACGAAGGAAATGCCGGGTTTCGGCGAGCAGATGCGGCAGATCAGCCTGAATTTCGTGCCGACCGCGATTCTGTCCCGCCAGGTCGCGGTGATCCGCGAAACGGCGGAGCATGCGGCGCTGATCATCAACCTGCCGGGTCAGCCGAAGTCGATCAAGGAAACGCTGGAAGGCTTGCGCGACACTGAAGCAGGCAGCGCGGTGAAGGTGCCGGGCATATTCGCCGCGGTGCCGTACTGCATCGACCTGATCGGCGGGCCGTATGTGGAAACCAACGCCGACGTGGTGAAGGCGTTCCGGCCGAAGAACGCGCAGCGCGCGCCCCGGCCGGCTTAG
- a CDS encoding sigma-54 dependent transcriptional regulator: MEPATRQLIYVSRDPSAELNTRFHQRGWHVEVVGSARDVRRAVRAGMAAGGLLDLSSDFQPHEIAAFESCLTMPNVGWVAATMPGQLQDAALRRLVRDYCFDYVTVPYSGDRIVDSVGHAYGMISLGETASNDASQGAEGEMVGSCDAMLALFRSIRKVAMTDAPVFISGESGTGKELTAVAIHERSARRNAPFVPINCGAIPPHLLQSELFGYERGAFTGANQRKIGRVEAANGGTLFLDEIGDLPLESQASLLRFLQERKVERLGGHGAIDVDVRIISATHVDMTAAMIEGRFRSDLYHRLCVLQIDEPPLRARGKDIELLARHMLERFKKDASRRLRGFAPDAIAALHNYGWPGNVRELINRVRRAIVMSEGRAITARDLELAEYVEIVPVSLAQAREAAERQAIELALLRHRGRLGDAAQELGISRVTLYRLLCSHGMRHMEGEPLATPHGELPASVPHL, translated from the coding sequence ATGGAACCCGCAACGCGGCAACTGATTTACGTTTCGCGCGATCCGAGCGCGGAGCTGAATACTCGGTTTCACCAGCGCGGCTGGCATGTGGAAGTCGTGGGGTCGGCGCGCGACGTGCGCCGGGCGGTTCGCGCCGGAATGGCGGCGGGCGGCCTGCTGGATCTGTCTAGCGATTTTCAGCCACACGAAATCGCTGCGTTCGAATCCTGCCTGACCATGCCGAACGTCGGCTGGGTCGCGGCCACCATGCCGGGACAATTGCAGGACGCCGCGTTGCGCCGGCTCGTGCGCGACTACTGTTTCGACTATGTAACCGTGCCGTATTCTGGCGACAGGATCGTCGATTCGGTGGGTCACGCCTACGGCATGATTTCCCTCGGCGAAACGGCTTCCAACGACGCGTCGCAAGGCGCCGAAGGCGAAATGGTGGGCTCGTGCGACGCCATGCTCGCGCTGTTCCGCTCCATCCGCAAAGTAGCGATGACCGACGCGCCGGTGTTCATCTCCGGCGAATCGGGCACCGGCAAGGAACTGACAGCGGTCGCGATTCACGAACGCTCGGCGCGGCGCAATGCGCCTTTCGTGCCGATCAACTGCGGCGCGATTCCGCCGCATCTGCTGCAATCCGAACTATTCGGCTATGAACGCGGCGCGTTCACCGGCGCCAATCAGCGCAAGATCGGCCGGGTCGAAGCGGCGAACGGCGGCACGCTCTTTCTCGACGAAATCGGCGATCTGCCGCTCGAAAGCCAGGCGAGCCTGCTGCGGTTTTTGCAGGAGCGCAAGGTGGAGCGCCTCGGCGGGCACGGCGCGATCGACGTCGACGTGCGCATCATCTCGGCCACGCACGTGGATATGACGGCGGCGATGATCGAAGGACGTTTCCGTTCCGACCTCTACCATCGTCTGTGCGTGCTGCAGATCGACGAGCCGCCGCTGCGCGCGCGTGGCAAGGACATCGAACTGCTTGCGCGGCATATGCTGGAACGTTTCAAGAAGGATGCAAGCCGCCGTTTGCGCGGCTTCGCGCCGGACGCGATCGCAGCGCTGCATAACTATGGCTGGCCGGGCAATGTGCGGGAGTTGATCAACCGCGTGCGGCGCGCCATCGTGATGTCGGAAGGGCGCGCGATCACGGCGCGCGATCTCGAGCTTGCTGAATACGTGGAGATCGTGCCGGTCTCACTCGCGCAGGCGCGTGAAGCGGCCGAGCGTCAGGCGATCGAGCTGGCGCTGTTGCGTCACCGCGGGCGCCTGGGCGACGCCGCGCAGGAACTCGGCATCTCGCGCGTGACGTTGTACCGGCTTCTGTGCTCGCATGGCATGCGCCACATGGAAGGGGAGCCGCTCGCCACGCCGCACGGCGAATTGCCGGCTTCGGTGCCGCATCTGTAA
- the pmbA gene encoding metalloprotease PmbA encodes MAADMDVKQRFFPHTQDELKEIASDILRHAKSLGGTDAATEISEGDGLSVSVRRGEVETIEHNRDKMVGVTVFIGNKRGNASTSDFSSQALKDTVAAAYNIARFTAEDDCAGLAEADLLETAPRDLDLYHPWNLSADEAVEIARRAEDAAFATDPQIKNSEGASVSAQHSQFVLATSRGFLAGYPYSRHYIACAPIAGSARNMQRDDWYTSTRSAEELADPEAVGRYAAQRALARIGARGLDTRKVPVLFEAPLAAGILGAFVQATSGGALYRKTSFLVDSLGKPVFAPHVQVVEDPHVARAMGSAPFDEEGVRTRQRSVVKDGVVEGYFLSTYSARKLGMQTTGNAGGSHNLSLRSSNTRPEDDFEEMLRKLGTGLLLTELMGQGVNYVTGDYSRGASGFWVENGKIQYPVEEITVASTLQEMFHHIVAIGADTITRGTKQTGSVLIERMTIAGQ; translated from the coding sequence ATGGCAGCAGACATGGACGTCAAGCAGCGCTTTTTTCCGCATACCCAGGATGAGCTGAAGGAAATCGCCTCGGACATCCTTCGTCACGCGAAGTCGCTCGGCGGGACCGACGCGGCGACCGAGATTTCGGAAGGCGACGGCCTGTCCGTCTCCGTGCGGCGCGGCGAAGTCGAGACGATCGAGCACAACCGCGACAAGATGGTCGGCGTGACGGTGTTCATCGGCAACAAGCGCGGCAACGCGAGCACGTCGGACTTCTCGTCGCAGGCTTTGAAGGACACGGTTGCGGCGGCCTACAACATCGCCCGCTTCACCGCGGAAGACGATTGCGCGGGTCTCGCCGAAGCCGATCTGCTGGAAACGGCGCCGCGCGATCTCGATCTCTATCACCCGTGGAATCTGTCCGCCGACGAAGCGGTGGAAATCGCCCGCCGCGCGGAAGACGCCGCATTCGCGACCGATCCGCAGATCAAGAATTCGGAAGGCGCGAGCGTCTCGGCGCAGCACTCGCAGTTCGTGCTGGCCACCTCGCGCGGTTTCCTGGCGGGTTATCCGTACTCGCGCCACTACATTGCGTGCGCGCCGATTGCGGGGAGCGCCCGCAACATGCAGCGCGACGACTGGTACACGTCGACCCGCAGCGCCGAAGAACTTGCCGATCCGGAAGCCGTGGGCCGTTACGCGGCGCAGCGTGCGCTGGCGCGCATCGGCGCGCGCGGTCTGGATACGCGCAAGGTGCCGGTGCTGTTCGAAGCGCCGCTCGCCGCCGGGATTCTCGGCGCATTCGTGCAAGCCACGAGCGGTGGCGCGTTGTACCGCAAGACCTCGTTCCTCGTCGACAGCCTCGGCAAGCCGGTGTTCGCGCCGCATGTGCAGGTGGTCGAAGACCCGCATGTCGCGCGCGCCATGGGCAGCGCGCCGTTCGACGAAGAAGGCGTGCGCACCCGGCAGCGCTCGGTGGTGAAGGACGGCGTGGTGGAAGGCTATTTCCTCTCCACCTACTCGGCGCGCAAGCTCGGCATGCAGACCACCGGCAACGCGGGCGGCTCGCACAACCTGTCGCTGCGAAGCTCGAACACGCGTCCTGAGGACGATTTCGAAGAAATGCTGCGCAAGCTCGGCACGGGCCTGCTGCTGACCGAATTGATGGGGCAGGGCGTGAACTACGTGACGGGCGACTACTCGCGCGGCGCGTCGGGCTTCTGGGTCGAGAACGGCAAGATCCAGTATCCGGTCGAAGAGATCACGGTGGCGAGCACGCTGCAGGAGATGTTCCATCACATCGTCGCGATCGGTGCGGATACGATCACGCGCGGCACGAAGCAGACCGGCTCGGTGCTGATCGAACGGATGACGATCGCGGGGCAGTAA
- a CDS encoding putative signal transducing protein yields MKLMRAPNLIIGQHWVNVLATAGIACELHNRYLNGALGDIPADQCSPELWLVDERDEAMARSLIDAALHGPAAGSPGWRCRQCGETLEAQFTVCWQCGTARDPRDG; encoded by the coding sequence ATGAAACTGATGCGCGCGCCGAATTTGATCATCGGACAGCATTGGGTCAATGTGCTGGCCACCGCGGGCATTGCTTGCGAGTTGCATAACCGCTATCTGAACGGCGCGCTCGGGGATATTCCGGCGGACCAGTGCTCGCCGGAGCTTTGGCTCGTCGATGAACGCGATGAGGCAATGGCCCGGAGCTTGATCGACGCGGCGTTACATGGACCGGCAGCGGGGTCGCCTGGCTGGCGGTGTCGTCAGTGTGGTGAAACGCTCGAGGCGCAGTTTACGGTGTGCTGGCAGTGTGGGACGGCGCGCGATCCGCGGGATGGGTGA
- the orn gene encoding oligoribonuclease → MTDILASTEQPPLVRSDMNLVWLDMEMTGLEPDSDRIIEIAVVVTNSTLDRMVEGPVLAIHQGDETLAKMDQWNQNTHGRSGLIDRVKASTVSEADATEQIRDFLSVFVPPGKSPMCGNSICQDRRFMARWMPDLERFFHYRNLDVSTLKELCRRWQPAIYKGFQKRAMHTALADIHESIDELKYYREHFLIPSAPDAADGAE, encoded by the coding sequence ATGACTGACATCCTCGCATCCACCGAACAGCCGCCGCTCGTGCGTAGCGACATGAATCTCGTCTGGCTGGACATGGAAATGACCGGGCTCGAGCCCGATTCCGACCGCATCATCGAAATCGCGGTGGTGGTGACGAATTCGACGCTCGACAGGATGGTCGAAGGCCCCGTCCTCGCGATTCATCAGGGCGACGAGACGCTCGCCAAAATGGATCAATGGAATCAGAACACGCATGGCCGCTCGGGCCTGATCGACCGCGTGAAGGCTTCCACGGTGAGCGAGGCCGACGCCACCGAACAGATTCGCGATTTCCTCAGCGTGTTCGTGCCGCCCGGCAAATCGCCGATGTGCGGCAACTCGATCTGCCAGGACCGCCGCTTCATGGCGCGCTGGATGCCGGATCTGGAGCGTTTCTTCCACTACCGCAATCTCGACGTCAGTACGCTGAAGGAACTGTGCCGCCGCTGGCAGCCGGCCATTTACAAGGGCTTCCAGAAACGCGCGATGCACACGGCGCTGGCCGATATCCACGAGTCGATCGACGAACTGAAGTACTACCGCGAGCACTTCCTGATCCCGTCCGCGCCGGACGCCGCCGACGGCGCGGAATAA
- the yjgA gene encoding ribosome biogenesis factor YjgA: MTRKTRIQPIESAEPEVDENGYDRPSKSQLKREMHELQELGSALIALPKDALKRMPMPEKLDDAVREARRITDHEGKRRQVQYVGRVMRSLLDEETAALRTALDTYNGVNKAETAKLHWIERTREKLLADDAALTEFIRQHPNADPQQGRTLIRNARKEAQQSKPPRYFRELFQWIKNADGPSASTDADDALDEDDDDDRDA; this comes from the coding sequence ATGACACGCAAAACCCGCATTCAACCCATCGAATCCGCCGAGCCGGAAGTCGACGAGAACGGCTACGACCGTCCCAGCAAGTCCCAGCTCAAGCGCGAAATGCACGAGCTGCAGGAACTGGGCTCGGCGCTGATCGCGCTGCCCAAAGACGCGCTCAAGCGCATGCCGATGCCCGAAAAGCTCGACGACGCCGTGCGCGAAGCGCGCCGCATCACCGATCACGAAGGCAAACGCCGCCAGGTGCAATACGTCGGTCGCGTGATGCGCTCGCTGCTGGACGAGGAAACCGCCGCGCTGCGCACCGCGCTCGACACCTACAACGGTGTCAACAAGGCGGAGACGGCTAAGCTCCACTGGATCGAGCGCACCCGCGAAAAGCTGCTCGCCGACGACGCCGCGCTGACCGAGTTCATCCGCCAGCACCCGAACGCCGACCCGCAGCAGGGCCGCACGCTGATCCGCAACGCCCGCAAGGAAGCGCAGCAGAGCAAGCCGCCGCGCTACTTCCGCGAACTGTTCCAGTGGATCAAGAACGCGGACGGCCCGTCGGCGTCAACCGACGCCGACGACGCTCTGGACGAAGACGACGATGACGACCGCGACGCTTAA
- the rsgA gene encoding ribosome small subunit-dependent GTPase A — MSGRSPKAPRAPSSARVGGLVVAAHGRHYLVAPDDGGAMLQCFPRGKRSEVAVGDRVVYELASADQGVIVEIGERRNLLYRSDQYKSKLFAANLDQLLIVLATEPHFSEDLLGRALVAAEANELKPLIVLNKTDVTDSLEGARKRLESYRALGYTVVEVSIKMQPEAARAALIEHLHGHSTLLLGQSGMGKSTLVNLLIPDAEVATREISTALNSGRHTTTFTRLYPLPDSADGEGGALIDSPGFQEFGLHHLTEGRLERAFPEFRSLLPNCRFYNCHHLQEPGCAILEAVADGSIRRERHALYAQLVHEASQIVR; from the coding sequence ATGAGCGGCCGCTCCCCGAAAGCGCCGCGCGCGCCGTCCAGCGCGCGCGTAGGCGGCCTAGTCGTGGCCGCGCATGGCCGCCACTATCTGGTCGCGCCGGATGACGGCGGCGCCATGCTCCAATGCTTTCCGCGCGGCAAGCGCAGCGAAGTGGCGGTCGGCGATCGCGTGGTGTACGAACTGGCTTCGGCGGACCAAGGCGTGATCGTCGAGATCGGCGAACGGCGCAATTTGCTGTATCGCTCGGATCAGTACAAGTCGAAGCTGTTCGCCGCGAACCTCGATCAATTGTTGATCGTGCTCGCCACTGAACCGCATTTCAGTGAAGACCTGCTCGGGCGCGCGCTCGTCGCGGCCGAGGCGAACGAACTGAAGCCGCTGATCGTGCTGAACAAGACCGACGTGACCGACTCGCTCGAAGGCGCGCGCAAGCGGCTCGAGTCGTATCGCGCGCTGGGTTATACGGTGGTGGAAGTGTCGATCAAGATGCAACCCGAGGCCGCGCGTGCCGCGCTGATCGAACATCTGCATGGTCATTCGACGCTGTTGCTCGGCCAGTCCGGCATGGGCAAATCCACGCTGGTGAATCTGCTGATTCCCGATGCCGAAGTCGCCACGCGCGAGATTTCGACGGCGCTCAACAGTGGGCGCCACACCACGACCTTCACGCGTCTCTATCCGCTGCCGGACAGCGCGGACGGCGAAGGCGGCGCGTTGATCGACTCGCCGGGTTTCCAGGAATTCGGTCTGCATCATTTGACCGAAGGCCGGCTCGAGCGCGCGTTTCCGGAGTTCCGGTCGCTGTTGCCGAACTGCCGGTTCTACAACTGCCATCATTTGCAGGAACCCGGTTGCGCGATTCTCGAAGCCGTGGCCGATGGCAGCATCCGCCGCGAACGGCATGCGCTGTATGCGCAACTCGTGCACGAAGCCAGCCAGATCGTCCGCTGA
- a CDS encoding M48 family metallopeptidase, with protein MPTLYFTVLFVVAVVAMVGTKLWLASRQIRFVAGHREQVPSQFAGTIALTAHQRAADYTVERTRLTMIEIVVSAAVLIGLTLLGGVQALDLGISDWLGRGYLGQIALVAAVIAITSVIDLPFDYYRQFVVEQRFGFNRMSKGIFFVDRIKGVLLGAAFGLPLLFVVLWLMNQAGSLWWLWTWIVWVAFQMLVLVLYPSFIAPLFNKFEPLKDEALKSRIEALMQRCGFAAKGLFVMDGSRRSAHGNAYFTGFGAAKRIVFFDTLLARLSGSEIEAVLAHELGHFKRRHVIKRMLVTFAISLAMLALLGWLTQCVWFYEGLGVRPSLIGGNSGLALVLFFLALPVFLFFVTPLGSLSSRKHEFEADAFAATQTDAQDLVNALVKLYEDNASTLTPDPLYTAFYYSHPPASQRIDRLLRHA; from the coding sequence ATGCCTACCCTGTACTTCACCGTTCTGTTCGTCGTCGCCGTCGTGGCGATGGTCGGCACCAAACTGTGGCTCGCGTCGCGGCAAATCCGCTTCGTGGCCGGCCATCGCGAGCAGGTGCCGAGCCAGTTCGCCGGCACCATCGCGCTCACCGCGCACCAGCGCGCCGCCGACTACACGGTCGAGCGCACCCGCCTCACGATGATCGAGATCGTTGTCAGCGCGGCCGTGCTGATCGGCCTCACGCTGCTCGGCGGCGTGCAGGCGCTCGATCTGGGCATCTCCGACTGGCTCGGCCGCGGCTACCTCGGCCAGATCGCGCTGGTCGCCGCGGTGATCGCGATCACCAGCGTGATCGACCTGCCGTTCGACTACTACCGGCAGTTCGTGGTCGAGCAGCGCTTCGGCTTCAACCGCATGAGCAAGGGCATTTTCTTCGTCGACCGGATCAAGGGCGTGCTGCTCGGCGCCGCCTTCGGCCTGCCGCTGCTGTTCGTCGTGCTCTGGCTGATGAACCAGGCGGGCAGCCTGTGGTGGCTGTGGACGTGGATCGTGTGGGTCGCCTTCCAGATGCTCGTGCTGGTGCTGTATCCGTCGTTTATCGCGCCGCTTTTCAACAAGTTCGAACCGCTCAAGGACGAAGCGCTGAAAAGCCGCATCGAAGCGCTCATGCAGCGCTGCGGTTTCGCCGCCAAGGGCCTCTTCGTGATGGACGGCAGCCGCCGTTCGGCGCACGGCAATGCCTACTTCACCGGTTTCGGCGCGGCCAAGCGGATCGTGTTCTTCGACACGCTGCTCGCGCGCCTGTCGGGCAGCGAGATCGAAGCCGTGCTCGCGCACGAGCTCGGTCACTTCAAGCGGCGTCACGTGATCAAGCGCATGCTCGTCACTTTCGCGATCAGTCTCGCGATGCTCGCCCTGCTCGGCTGGCTCACGCAGTGCGTGTGGTTCTATGAAGGGCTGGGCGTGCGGCCGTCGCTGATCGGCGGCAATAGCGGCCTCGCGCTGGTGCTGTTCTTCCTCGCGCTGCCGGTGTTCCTGTTCTTCGTGACGCCGCTCGGCAGCCTCAGCTCGCGCAAGCACGAGTTCGAAGCCGACGCGTTCGCCGCGACGCAGACCGATGCGCAAGACCTCGTCAACGCGCTCGTCAAGCTGTACGAGGACAATGCGTCGACCCTCACGCCCGATCCGCTCTACACCGCGTTCTACTATTCGCATCCGCCGGCGTCGCAGCGGATCGACCGCCTGCTGCGGCACGCATGA